In Micropterus dolomieu isolate WLL.071019.BEF.003 ecotype Adirondacks linkage group LG17, ASM2129224v1, whole genome shotgun sequence, one genomic interval encodes:
- the nkapd1 gene encoding NKAP domain containing 1 translates to MSKQPLGKTLLRNVIRHTDAHNKIQEEMEMWKMRDWETTTSHHKHLSDTECVRGRVNRVPDQPRDLSRSRERISEHDDREARYWSRKLYEFKASDPDRWGHSGFKELYPEEFESDSEKHSATKKTGHHKMKKSKSDTEASLSKRSKKSRKKKKKRKRKGEEGKRKKAESTSSSDDSSAANKKQSKRTKSRHKNKKMAKTRERDEDSSLGDSDDERERERRTHRRKKRKQDSHKDSDSGPNSIKKRRKNWKAADINKPALSALSVGVL, encoded by the exons ATGTCAAAGCAGCCGTTGGGGAAGACGTTGTTGAGGAATGTAATCCGCCACACAGATGCCCACAACAAG ATccaggaggagatggagatgtggaaaatGCGAGACTGGGAGACCACAACATCCCACCACAAACATTTGTCAGATACGGAGTGTGTGAG ggggCGAGTGAATCGAGTACCAGATCAACCCAGAGACTTGAGTCGAAGCAGAGAGCGAATCTCAGAACATGATGACAGAGAGGCTCGATACTGGTCTCGCAAACTGTATGAATTTAAGGCCAGTGATCCTGACAG ATGGGGACATAGCGGCTTCAAGGAGCTTTATCCGGAGGAGTTTGAAAGTGACAG TGAAAAACACAGTGCCACGAAGAAAACTGGGCACCACAAAATGAAAAAGTCCAAGTCTGACACGGAAGCAAGCTTATCAAAAAGGTCAAAAAAATCtcgaaagaagaaaaagaaaaggaaaaggaaaggcGAGGAAGGAAAGCGCAAGAAAGCGGAGAGCACGAGCAGCAGCGATGACAGCAGTGCTGCCAACAAGAAGCAGAGTAAAAGGACTAAAAGTCgtcataaaaacaagaaaatggcTAAAACtagagagagggatgaggacAGTAGCTTAGGGGACAGTGATGatgaaagagaaagggagagacgGACTCACCGTCGCAAAAAGCGAAAGCAGGACTCCCACAAAGACTCAGACTCGGGGCCGAACTCAataaagaagaggaggaaaaactgGAAAGCAGCAG ACATCAACAAACCTGCGCTCTCGGCCCTCTCTGTGGGCGTTCTGTGA
- the lrfn1 gene encoding leucine-rich repeat and fibronectin type III domain-containing protein 1 codes for MDRLVVCVLLCAALVKGYSCPGRCICQHLSPTLTLLCAKTGLLFVPPTIDRKTVELRLTDNFITIIRRKDFFNMTSLVHLTLSRNTISQITPHAFVGLRSLRALHMDGNRLSVIKSDHFKGLINLRHLILGNNQIHHVAPTSFDEFVATIEDLDLSNNNLRGLPWEAIARMTNINTLTLDHNLIDHIGAGTFTLLTKLVRLDMTSNRLQKLPPDSLFQHAQVLSDAKGSSSSTLAVSFGGNPLHCNCELLWLRRLTREDDLETCASPEHLMDKYFWSIQEEEFICDPPLITKHLSTKPFVMEGQGVTLKCKAVGDPDPEIHWRSPDGKLVHNNSRTILYDNGTLDILITTLKDSGAFNCVASNAAGIATAAVEINMIPLPLFVNNTGHMREDPGLSDITTSSKSGNDTKGYDKQDRRVMVTELTSSSAVIRWPSERHIPGIRMYQIQYNSTADDTLVYRMIPSTSKNFLINDLAAGREYDLCVLAVYDDGITSLTATRVVGCVQFHTASEVSQCRFMHSQFLGGTMIIIIGGIIVASVLVFIIILMIRYKAYSSPEDSKTKVSSSMHSQTNGSQQRLQRSASKQPSDEGQREALVPKECLALVLKVDNEKREDPAATTAILEVELPPLTVDKMKRRTSLDAQRSGPPSDDTQTDSSLTGSTMSLCLIGSNAGTKEAPRLKDKKSALANMGLLPNELARTRHRFSFDGGDYSIFQSHSYPRRARTRWHKSTNQLNMESSPLANRRVTFSSTEWMLESTV; via the exons ATGGACCGGCTGGTTGTGTGCGTGCTGCTGTGTGCAGCTCTGGTGAAGGGATACAGCTGCCCGGGCCGCTGCATCTGCCAGCACCTCTCTCCCACTCTGACTCTGCTCTGTGCTAAGACTGGTCTGTTGTTTGTACCCCCAACCATAGACCGCAAGACCGTCGAGCTGCGACTTACTGACAACTTCATCACCATCATCCGCAGGAaagactttttcaacatgaCTAGTTTGGTCCACCTCACCTTGTCCCGTAATACCATCAGCCAGATCACCCCCCATGCCTTTGTCGGCCTGCGATCTTTGCGGGCGCTCCACATGGATGGAAACCGTCTCAGTGTGATTAAGAGTGACCACTTTAAAGGCCTCATCAACCTGCGTCACCTCATCCTAGGAAACAACCAGATCCACCATGTGGCCCCCACCTCCTTCGATGAGTTTGTTGCCACCATAGAGGACTTAGATCTTTCTAATAACAACCTGCGTGGCCTTCCCTGGGAAGCCATAGCCAGAATGACCAACattaacacactcacactggACCACAACCTGATTGATCACATTGGAGCAGGGACTTTTACGCTGCTCACCAAGCTGGTCCGCCTGGACATGACCTCTAACAGGCTGCAGAAGCTGCCACCAGACAGCCTGTTCCAGCATGCACAGGTCCTGTCTGATGCCAAGGGCTCCAGCTCCTCCACTCTGGCTGTGAGCTTTGGTGGAAACCCTCTTCACTGTAACTGTGAGCTGCTGTGGCTTCGCAGGCTGACAAGAGAGGATGATCTGGAGACCTGTGCTTCGCCAGAGCACCTCATGGATAAGTATTTCTGGTCCATCCAAGAGGAGGAGTTTATCTGTGACCCTCCGCTGATCACCAAACATCTTTCCACTAAGCCCTTTGTGATGGAAGGGCAGGGTGTGACTCTTAAATGCAAAGCCGTGGGTGATCCAGACCCAGAGATTCACTGGCGGTCACCAGACGGCAAGCTGGTGCATAATAACTCCCGCACCATCCTGTATGATAATGGCACCCTCGATATTCTCATCACCACGCTGAAGGACAGCGGGGCATTTAATTGTGTGGCGTCCAATGCCGCAGGCATTGCCACAGCTGCTGTTGAAATCAACATGATCCCCTTACCCTTGTTTGTTAACAACACAGGCCACATGCGCGAGGACCCCGGCCTCTCAGACATCACCACCTCCTCCAAATCTGGCAATGACACCAAGGGCTACGACAAGCAGGACAGGAGGGTGATGGTCACCGAGCTGACCTCCTCCTCCGCAGTGATCCGTTGGCCATCTGAGCGCCACATCCCCGGGATCAGGATGTACCAGATTCAGTACAACAGCACGGCAGATGATACTTTGGTGTACAG AATGATCCCATCTACCAGCAAGAACTTCTTAATCAATGATCTGGCCGCAGGACGGGAGTATGACCTTTGTGTGCTGGCGGTTTACGACGACGGCATCACATCATTAACGGCCACACGTGTGGTTGGCTGTGTGCAGTTCCACACGGCCAGTGAGGTCAGCCAGTGTCGCTTCATGCACAGCCAGTTCCTGGGAGGCACTATGATCATCATTATTGGTGGTATAATTGTTGCTTCTGTCCTGGTTTTCATAATCATCCTGATGATCCGTTACAAGGCCTACAGCAGCCCAGAGGACAGCAAGACCAAGGTCAGCTCCAGCATGCACTCCCAGACCAATGGCAGCCAGCAGCGGCTCCAGCGCTCTGCCTCCAAGCAGCCCTCTGACGAAGGCCAGCGTGAAGCCCTGGTGCCCAAAGAGTGCTTGGCGCTGGTGCTGAAGGTGGACAATGAGAAGAGGGAGGATCCAGCAGCCACCACTGCCATCCTTGAGGTAGAGCTGCCTCCCCTGACTGTAGACAAGATGAAGAGAAGGACAAGCCTGGATGCACAGCGTTCTGGACCCCCATCTGACGACACGCAGACTGACAGTAGCCTGACGGGCTCCACCATGTCCCTTTGTCTCATAGGCTCCAATGCTGGCACCAAGGAGGCACCCAGGCTCAAGGACAAGAAAAGTGCCTTGGCCAACATGGGATTGCTCCCCAATGAGCTGGCACGAACTAGGCACAGATTTTCTTTTGACGGAGGGGATTACTCCATTTTTCAGAGTCATAGTTACCCACGCAGAGCGAGGACGAGGTGGCACAAGTCCACCAACCAGCTCAACATGGAGTCATCGCCGCTCGCCAACAGGAGAGTCACGTTCAGTAGCACTGAGTGGATGCTTGAGAGCACAGTCTGA